In a single window of the Hydrogenobaculum sp. 3684 genome:
- a CDS encoding NADH-quinone oxidoreductase subunit C, which produces MKHYIESLLHSDDHQFLGVFVSDDLEKEGVFKIRYLFCDIKSKKLNTVELNVKDTFPHIDIPVLDWYEREIYDMFGLIPEGHPNLRPLMLFPENYPKDFHPLRKDANMNIKYEGYKTYPYEDFDPEGSFKILVGPIHAGIIEPGHFRFTLIGEPILKLEIRHFYKHKGIEKLSEGKTPEESLKLSERISGDHSVAHSLAFVKAVEKIYDIDIPPKARYIRAILLELERLMCNLNDFAFIFQDVGYSFGAQKVFALKEMLMRLNETLTGNRFNRNIIKIGGVSKELDTKAIKEVLGLLEKEYLKYKKLFLNSSTVLERTDTTGRIFYKTAKKHAALGYVAKASNIFFDTRAILEKDLYGSLVKAFKLEKGDVSARVKVRFNDIEESFNIIKTFIENMPLGDIAKNIEPKDGEAFGYEEGQRGNITHFLRIEHGLISRWKIRDPSFHNWPIIQKAVLGDIIADFPLINKSLNLSYAGNDL; this is translated from the coding sequence ATGAAGCACTATATAGAATCTCTTTTGCACTCTGACGATCATCAGTTTTTAGGGGTGTTTGTCAGCGATGATTTAGAAAAAGAAGGTGTATTTAAAATAAGATATTTATTTTGTGATATTAAAAGCAAAAAACTAAACACTGTAGAACTAAATGTAAAAGATACATTCCCTCACATAGATATACCTGTGCTTGATTGGTATGAAAGAGAAATCTATGATATGTTTGGTCTTATACCAGAAGGCCATCCAAATTTAAGACCCCTTATGCTTTTTCCAGAAAACTATCCAAAGGATTTTCACCCACTAAGAAAAGATGCCAATATGAATATAAAATACGAAGGATATAAGACCTATCCTTACGAAGATTTTGACCCAGAAGGTTCTTTTAAGATACTTGTAGGACCAATACACGCTGGTATCATAGAACCGGGACATTTTAGATTTACGTTGATAGGAGAGCCCATACTAAAACTTGAAATAAGGCATTTTTACAAACACAAAGGCATAGAAAAGCTCTCAGAAGGAAAAACCCCAGAAGAGAGCCTAAAACTATCTGAAAGAATATCTGGTGATCACAGCGTGGCTCATTCTTTGGCTTTTGTAAAAGCAGTGGAAAAAATATACGATATAGATATACCGCCAAAAGCAAGATACATAAGGGCTATACTGTTAGAGCTTGAAAGGCTTATGTGCAATCTAAACGATTTTGCTTTTATATTCCAAGACGTAGGTTATTCTTTTGGAGCCCAAAAGGTGTTTGCTTTAAAAGAGATGCTGATGAGACTAAACGAAACACTTACAGGCAACAGATTTAACAGAAACATCATAAAAATAGGTGGAGTCTCAAAAGAACTTGATACAAAAGCCATTAAAGAGGTTTTGGGGCTTTTAGAAAAAGAGTATTTAAAATATAAAAAACTATTTTTAAATTCATCAACGGTTTTAGAAAGAACAGATACCACAGGAAGGATATTTTATAAGACTGCTAAAAAACACGCAGCACTTGGTTATGTAGCAAAAGCAAGCAACATATTTTTTGACACAAGGGCTATTTTGGAAAAAGATCTTTACGGGTCTTTGGTAAAAGCCTTTAAACTGGAGAAAGGAGATGTAAGCGCCCGGGTAAAGGTGAGATTCAACGACATAGAAGAGAGTTTTAACATAATAAAAACCTTCATAGAAAATATGCCTTTGGGAGATATAGCAAAAAATATAGAACCAAAAGATGGAGAAGCCTTTGGATACGAAGAAGGTCAAAGGGGCAACATCACGCATTTTCTTAGGATAGAACACGGTCTTATATCAAGATGGAAAATAAGAGACCCATCTTTTCACAACTGGCCCATCATTCAAAAAGCGGTGCTTGGGGATATAATAGCAGATTTTCCCCTTATAAACAAAAGCCTAAATTTATCTTATGCTGGGAACGATCTATGA
- a CDS encoding hydrogenase 4 subunit F codes for MITLLLLTELIGIVVIPFLDFNKNKYIQAFLQFINVVVFLYLFKSLKTNGPYYGTYFTLDSLNIVLIGIVSVVGFLTYLYSIGYLEKEKSLKESKIKEFYLWINTFMFSMLLLVSTSNLGIMWVSIEATTLSTTFLISFYKNKTAVEASWKYIMLCSLGIALALFGIILIYFGVINIIGGGLYSLDWQNIMPIADKIDKNLLKIAFVFVLVGFGTKMGLAPLHFWLPDAHSEAPTPISALMSSVLLSCSFYTIIRIFSIESKAGIGAFTYDTMLYIGLFSIVLASIFIPRSRDYKRLLAYSTMEHMGILAFSLGLGSFEGIFASLLGLIAHALTKALMFMSSGSILVNLHTKSIKDIRGLFKILPITATFLAVGVFAITGAPPFLLFISEFLTLVSAFKEGFIWQGIVVLLALSLIFFGFIESFFGMLTREPTFEQKKEHMFMLIPMGILVILIVGLGLFIPNDIKSLLENAVYTIGVRR; via the coding sequence ATGATTACACTTCTTTTATTAACAGAGCTAATAGGAATAGTTGTTATACCGTTTTTGGATTTTAATAAAAATAAGTATATTCAAGCGTTCTTGCAGTTTATAAATGTGGTTGTATTTTTGTATCTTTTTAAAAGCCTAAAAACAAACGGTCCTTACTACGGGACATACTTCACCTTAGATAGTTTAAATATTGTACTAATAGGTATTGTAAGTGTCGTAGGGTTTTTAACATATTTATACAGCATTGGATATTTGGAAAAAGAGAAAAGTCTAAAAGAATCAAAAATAAAAGAGTTTTATCTTTGGATAAACACATTTATGTTTAGTATGCTTTTGTTGGTTAGCACAAGCAATTTGGGTATCATGTGGGTAAGCATAGAAGCCACTACGCTATCCACTACGTTTTTAATAAGCTTTTATAAAAATAAAACAGCCGTAGAAGCCTCTTGGAAGTATATAATGCTTTGTTCTCTTGGCATAGCCCTCGCTCTTTTTGGGATAATACTCATATACTTTGGGGTTATAAATATCATCGGTGGTGGGCTGTACTCTTTGGACTGGCAAAATATAATGCCTATAGCAGATAAGATAGACAAAAACCTTCTTAAGATAGCGTTTGTCTTCGTGTTGGTTGGTTTTGGTACAAAGATGGGTTTGGCACCCCTTCATTTTTGGCTACCGGATGCTCACTCCGAAGCTCCTACACCTATAAGTGCCTTGATGTCCTCGGTGCTTTTGAGCTGTTCTTTTTATACGATAATAAGGATATTTAGCATAGAATCAAAAGCCGGAATTGGAGCATTTACCTACGATACGATGCTTTACATAGGGCTTTTTAGTATTGTGCTTGCTTCTATATTTATACCCCGTTCAAGGGATTACAAAAGGCTCTTGGCTTACTCTACAATGGAGCATATGGGTATATTGGCTTTTAGCTTGGGGCTTGGGTCTTTTGAAGGTATATTTGCAAGTCTTCTGGGGCTTATAGCACACGCTTTAACAAAAGCCCTTATGTTTATGTCAAGCGGTTCTATATTGGTAAATCTTCATACTAAAAGCATCAAAGACATAAGAGGTTTATTTAAGATACTTCCTATAACAGCAACGTTTTTAGCCGTTGGGGTTTTTGCCATAACAGGAGCTCCGCCGTTTTTACTCTTTATCTCAGAGTTTCTTACGCTTGTCTCGGCGTTTAAAGAAGGCTTTATATGGCAAGGGATAGTGGTGCTATTAGCCCTTTCTCTTATCTTTTTTGGTTTTATAGAAAGCTTTTTTGGTATGCTAACAAGAGAACCAACGTTTGAGCAGAAAAAAGAGCATATGTTTATGCTTATACCTATGGGAATACTCGTTATCTTGATTGTGGGTCTTGGGCTTTTCATACCAAACGATATAAAATCTTTATTGGAAAACGCCGTTTATACAATAGGGGTTAGAAGATGA
- a CDS encoding hydrogenase 4 membrane component (E): protein MNLNISLSEFVEFMAALSLFFAILQTASHRLDFAIKTYTAQSIALSITMFLSVFYYFDYELILSAVLTLLIKGILIPFVMKKITDKIVEDENVKPFVNLTYSVLICIFIVIFSFYITSNTFYRSTDNGTMQKVLAIGLSIIFVGIFLMLARKKALIQIIGFLTLENGIILGATSTVKGLPLIVEIGVFFDVFVGAIMAGILIFHIKDTLESIDTSKLSDLKE from the coding sequence ATGAATTTAAACATTAGTTTAAGCGAGTTTGTGGAGTTTATGGCAGCTTTGTCGTTGTTTTTTGCTATACTTCAAACTGCCAGTCATAGGCTTGATTTTGCCATAAAAACCTACACAGCCCAGTCAATAGCCCTCAGCATTACCATGTTTTTGAGCGTGTTTTATTATTTTGATTATGAACTTATACTATCGGCAGTTTTAACGCTTTTAATAAAAGGTATACTCATTCCATTTGTGATGAAAAAGATAACAGATAAAATAGTAGAAGACGAAAATGTAAAACCCTTTGTAAATCTTACCTACTCTGTGCTTATATGCATATTTATAGTGATATTCTCTTTTTATATCACAAGCAACACATTTTATCGTAGTACTGACAACGGCACTATGCAAAAAGTTTTAGCTATAGGGCTGTCCATTATCTTTGTTGGGATATTTCTTATGCTTGCCAGAAAAAAAGCCCTTATACAGATAATAGGATTTCTTACATTAGAAAACGGCATAATACTTGGGGCCACTTCAACGGTAAAAGGTTTGCCCCTCATAGTGGAAATAGGCGTGTTCTTCGATGTGTTTGTGGGTGCTATCATGGCAGGCATACTCATATTCCATATCAAAGACACGCTCGAAAGCATAGACACTTCCAAATTGTCGGATTTGAAAGAATGA
- a CDS encoding NADH-quinone oxidoreductase subunit H, with protein sequence MGNIVIGILQIVIFIALAPAIKGFIHKIKLNLRGQKGPSILQPYKDLIKLFRKEPVISKDASFISKIAPIVVLLATIISASFIPIFSPNTLLSFTGDVIAFMYVLGLSTFFIALYGLDQGSSFGGLGSAREMTIASLAEPTLMMIMFTFSLEYGTSNISEIFVKAHSHSFNVPIAYVFSLLALFFVSMAENARIPFDNPETHLELTMVHEAMILEASGKYLAIFELSSYMKLLLFISIASNIFLPFLYSSNMLLNILFYIIKVIIFSIPIALVELSVAKFRFFRIPDLLMISFALATLGFVLYYA encoded by the coding sequence ATGGGTAACATCGTAATAGGTATTTTACAGATTGTTATATTCATAGCCTTAGCTCCAGCTATAAAGGGTTTTATACATAAAATAAAATTAAATCTAAGAGGTCAAAAAGGACCATCTATTTTACAACCCTACAAAGACCTTATAAAGCTTTTTAGAAAAGAGCCCGTAATATCAAAAGACGCATCTTTTATATCAAAGATAGCTCCTATCGTAGTGCTTTTGGCTACAATCATAAGCGCATCTTTTATTCCTATTTTTAGCCCAAACACGCTTTTGTCTTTTACAGGGGATGTTATAGCCTTTATGTACGTACTTGGTTTATCTACGTTTTTTATAGCACTTTACGGTTTAGACCAAGGGTCTTCTTTTGGAGGGCTTGGTTCTGCAAGGGAGATGACGATAGCTTCTTTGGCAGAGCCCACACTTATGATGATTATGTTTACATTTTCTTTGGAGTACGGTACATCAAATATAAGCGAGATATTTGTAAAAGCCCATAGTCATTCTTTTAATGTGCCCATAGCCTATGTGTTTAGCCTTTTGGCTTTGTTTTTTGTATCAATGGCAGAAAATGCAAGGATCCCCTTTGACAATCCCGAAACTCATTTAGAGCTTACAATGGTGCACGAAGCGATGATATTGGAAGCAAGCGGTAAATACTTGGCCATATTTGAACTTAGTTCTTATATGAAACTACTTTTGTTTATAAGCATAGCCAGCAATATCTTTTTACCGTTTTTATACTCTTCAAACATGCTTCTAAATATATTATTTTATATCATAAAAGTCATAATATTCTCTATACCAATAGCCTTAGTGGAGCTATCTGTGGCGAAATTTAGGTTTTTTAGGATACCAGATCTTCTGATGATATCCTTTGCATTGGCAACACTGGGGTTTGTGCTTTACTATGCTTAA
- a CDS encoding proton-conducting transporter membrane subunit, which produces MFFYKKVSKDLWRFLEVGFSLLYIGIFLGCIALFIKGDNNTIHLNTTIKYIIYSFYVDRLSLFFIGIVAFNGAINSIYTLDYIEEENYDKKILMTMLKNIFILSMILVLLSANVFTFLLFWEVMSILSFFLVLWDFKKEENYKASLIYIVMTHIGTAFILLSFVGFYINTNSLSFDHWQNLSLNTFWTTWIFLFSVLGFGMKAGIIGLHNWLPKAHPVAPSFVSALMSGLMIKMPVYMFIRYWFYFIKQYPASFGLLILTIGTITMLFGILNASVQNRLKAMLAYSSMENIGIIYAGIGLAMIFKSLNIEYLYALALGASLFHILNHSLFKSLLFMSAGSLMARAHTQEIAKLGGAIKYAPKLGTITLVGMLSLVALPPFNGFISEWLLYQSLLLSLKVKGYYLWIASPLSASFLALTGGIAMLSAVKYFGLTFLGNPRKDIKHKEDIKTMGLISMGILALSCLLVGVLPVFVLDVINKLIPVPIHVNGIFEIKTPENFGSIAPFFIGILMVFMLLISIYLNKYISKHSIYYKTWACGQEDVPLSAQYSPEGFSQPIKKITSKLYKDGLDIFDGIYGFIAKSLLNKLQTLKYKIQPGIIHVYILYMAITLIILIWVSKIYG; this is translated from the coding sequence GTGTTTTTTTATAAAAAAGTTAGTAAGGATTTATGGAGGTTTTTGGAGGTAGGTTTTAGCCTTCTATATATTGGTATATTCTTAGGATGTATAGCGCTTTTTATAAAAGGTGATAACAATACAATACATTTAAACACAACCATAAAGTACATAATATACTCATTTTACGTAGATAGACTATCGTTGTTTTTTATAGGTATTGTGGCTTTTAACGGTGCAATAAACAGCATATACACCTTGGATTACATAGAAGAAGAGAACTACGATAAAAAAATTTTAATGACAATGTTAAAAAACATTTTCATACTATCTATGATATTGGTCTTACTAAGTGCAAACGTTTTTACATTTTTATTGTTTTGGGAGGTTATGAGTATCCTCTCGTTTTTCTTGGTGCTTTGGGATTTTAAAAAAGAAGAAAATTACAAAGCATCTTTGATATACATAGTGATGACACACATAGGTACAGCTTTTATACTACTTAGTTTTGTAGGATTTTATATAAATACAAACTCTCTGAGCTTTGATCATTGGCAAAACTTATCGCTAAACACCTTTTGGACCACATGGATATTTTTATTTTCAGTGCTTGGATTTGGTATGAAAGCAGGTATTATAGGGCTTCACAATTGGTTGCCAAAAGCCCATCCTGTGGCACCTTCTTTTGTATCCGCCCTTATGTCTGGACTTATGATAAAAATGCCTGTTTATATGTTTATAAGGTATTGGTTTTATTTTATAAAACAATATCCGGCAAGTTTTGGGCTTTTAATACTAACAATTGGAACTATCACTATGCTATTTGGCATCCTAAACGCATCTGTCCAAAACCGCCTAAAAGCTATGCTCGCTTATTCTTCTATGGAAAATATAGGGATTATATACGCTGGTATAGGACTTGCTATGATTTTTAAAAGCCTAAATATAGAATATTTATACGCTTTGGCTTTGGGGGCTTCGTTGTTTCATATATTAAATCACTCTTTGTTCAAATCCCTTTTGTTTATGAGTGCAGGGTCTTTAATGGCAAGAGCCCATACCCAAGAGATAGCAAAGCTTGGCGGGGCCATAAAATACGCTCCTAAGCTTGGTACAATAACCCTTGTTGGGATGCTTAGCCTTGTCGCTTTGCCTCCTTTTAACGGTTTTATAAGCGAGTGGCTTCTTTATCAAAGCCTTCTTTTATCTTTGAAGGTAAAAGGATATTACCTTTGGATAGCATCGCCCTTATCTGCATCGTTTTTGGCACTTACAGGTGGTATAGCTATGCTTAGCGCCGTCAAATACTTTGGTCTGACGTTTTTAGGAAACCCAAGAAAAGATATAAAACACAAAGAAGATATAAAAACCATGGGTCTAATATCCATGGGTATATTGGCATTGTCTTGCCTATTGGTGGGTGTTTTGCCGGTTTTTGTATTAGATGTGATAAACAAACTGATACCAGTACCTATACATGTAAATGGGATATTTGAAATTAAAACCCCTGAAAACTTTGGTTCTATAGCACCGTTTTTTATAGGTATATTGATGGTTTTCATGCTTTTGATAAGCATATATCTAAACAAATACATCTCAAAGCACTCTATTTATTACAAAACATGGGCCTGCGGACAAGAGGATGTACCTCTATCAGCCCAGTATAGCCCAGAAGGGTTTTCTCAGCCTATAAAGAAAATCACTTCCAAACTATACAAAGATGGGTTAGATATCTTTGATGGTATTTATGGTTTTATTGCTAAAAGCTTATTAAACAAACTCCAAACATTAAAGTATAAAATCCAACCAGGTATTATACACGTATACATACTCTATATGGCTATAACGCTGATAATCTTAATATGGGTAAGTAAGATATATGGGTAA